The window ATAAGACGGATAGAGTGCAAGGCAGATATACAGGTGGACTTGACGCTGCTGAATCTATCTTGAAAAAGCGCTATGAAACCCAAATAGCGTTATATGCAAAAGCAGTAGAGCGTTTGACAAACAGAACATTAGAGGAGAAAATTCTCTATTTCTTCGATGGGAATTTAGAAATCTCTTTATAAATGTATCGGAATGAGAGGTGAAACACATGAGGATTCTGCATACAGCGGATTGGCATTTAGGGAAAACCCTTGAAGGTCGAAGCCGGCTTGATGAGCAAGCACAGTTTTTAGATGAACTGTATCAAATCGTGAAAGACGAACACATTGATGTCATTGTGATGGCCGGTGATGCCTTTGATACAGTGAATCCGCCTGCTAGAGCAGAGCAGCTTTTTTATGAAAGTCTATCTGCCTTATCTGATAAAGGAAAACGGCAGGTAGTGGTCATCTCAGGCAATCACGATAATCCGGATCGCTTATCAGCCGCATCTCCTTTAACAAATGATCAGGGTATTCATTTAATTGGATATCCGACAAATGACATCATCCGTGTCGATGTTCCTTCTTCGAGTGAACGTTTATCCATTGCAGCACTCGCTTATCCGTCTGAGGCGAGACTAAATGAGGTGCTGGCTGAAACATTTGAAGAGAAAGTGCTTCGTGATCATTACAATTTAAAAATTCAACAAGCGTTTCAACATTTAAGTACTCAATTCCAGCTGGATACAGTTAATATTGCAACAAGCCACATTTATGTGGCAGGAGGAAGTCAAACAGATTCAGAAAGACCGATTGAAGTAGGCGGCGCATATACCGTTGCGGCTGAAAGCCTGCCAGAAGCAGCTTGCTATGTTGCACTTGGTCATTTGCACCGCCCGCAAACGATCAAACGTGCCAAAACGATTGCCCGGTATTCTGGATCACCTCTTGCTTATAGCTTTTCTGAATCAGGCTATGCCAAATCAGTCACAATTGTAGAGGCAAAACCTAATGAAAAGGCAAGCTGGAAAGAAGTGTTTTTATCAAGCGGAAAACCACTTGTGAAATGGAAGGCGACTGAGGGACTGAGTCAAGTGCACGAGTGGCTGGATGAAAAACGTGATCTTCAGGCGTGGATTGATTTAGAGGTTCATTTAACAGACCAGCTCTCTATTGAAGAGATTCATCAGCTCCGTAAGCAGCATAGTGGGTTTGTTCACATTCGACCAAAGTTCAAAGAACTACAGCAAATAGAAGAGCAAAAGCAAGTGGAAAAGCTCTCGATCGAAGAGCGGTTCGTGAAATTTTATGAGCGCCAGACAGGTGGCGGTTTACCCGATGAAAAAACAGTCAAACTGTTTTTAGAGCTAGCCAATGAAATGCAAGAGGAGGAAGCGACTTGAAGCCGATTACGCTGACCATTAAAGGACTTCATAGCTTCAGAGAAGAACAAACAATTGACTTTAGCTCATTATGTGATGCAGGTGTGTTTGGCATATTTGGACCGACAGGAAGTGGAA is drawn from Bacillus pumilus and contains these coding sequences:
- the sbcD gene encoding exonuclease subunit SbcD, whose protein sequence is MRILHTADWHLGKTLEGRSRLDEQAQFLDELYQIVKDEHIDVIVMAGDAFDTVNPPARAEQLFYESLSALSDKGKRQVVVISGNHDNPDRLSAASPLTNDQGIHLIGYPTNDIIRVDVPSSSERLSIAALAYPSEARLNEVLAETFEEKVLRDHYNLKIQQAFQHLSTQFQLDTVNIATSHIYVAGGSQTDSERPIEVGGAYTVAAESLPEAACYVALGHLHRPQTIKRAKTIARYSGSPLAYSFSESGYAKSVTIVEAKPNEKASWKEVFLSSGKPLVKWKATEGLSQVHEWLDEKRDLQAWIDLEVHLTDQLSIEEIHQLRKQHSGFVHIRPKFKELQQIEEQKQVEKLSIEERFVKFYERQTGGGLPDEKTVKLFLELANEMQEEEAT